The following are encoded together in the Desulfococcus multivorans genome:
- a CDS encoding alternate F1F0 ATPase, F1 subunit alpha: MTENDLNTLLTAIDGAVEQALEEMTPSTVPEEIGRVRMLGPGIAWAEGLPGVKAEELLYLGSQVAGMALDLLPDRVGIILLGASRALRAGEEVTRTGGVLDIPVGSDFVGRVIDPLGNPLDGKGPVNSISRAPVFREAPRILDRAAVERPLQTGLKVVDALIPVGRGQRELILGDRQTGKTALAVDTILHQKGKGLTCIYCAVGQRSSGVAKVVDELERHGAMGYSIVMVAEGDDPPGLQYIAPYAATTLAEYFMHEGRDVLVVYDDLTRHALAYRQLSLLLRRPPGREAFPGDIFYVHSRLLERATHLKPELGGGSLTALPIIETEAENISAYIPTNLISITDGQIYLSPGLFHRGFLPAVDVGKSVSRVGGKAQIAAYRKVAGDLRLSYTQFHELESFARFGTRLDEQTQKTLDHGRRVREILKQDRFKPMTESEQIAVLLAVTRGLMDDLPIDAMAKMERAIVEQIRNDPGAVEAVLTAGGGGDGVWEDLVSWLKTAIAATGGDDADIGGPGKENPDRPRPAGGGQDHEEPGRRKHPAV, translated from the coding sequence ATGACGGAGAATGATCTGAACACTCTCCTGACGGCAATTGACGGAGCGGTTGAACAGGCGCTTGAGGAAATGACGCCGAGCACCGTCCCCGAAGAGATCGGGCGCGTCAGGATGCTGGGGCCGGGAATTGCCTGGGCCGAAGGACTCCCGGGTGTCAAGGCCGAGGAGCTGCTCTATCTGGGCTCCCAGGTGGCCGGCATGGCCCTGGATCTCCTGCCCGACCGGGTGGGGATCATTCTTTTGGGAGCTTCCCGGGCATTGCGGGCCGGCGAAGAAGTCACGCGCACCGGCGGCGTGCTGGACATCCCTGTGGGATCCGATTTTGTCGGCAGGGTGATCGATCCCCTGGGAAACCCGCTGGACGGCAAAGGCCCCGTGAATAGCATCTCTCGTGCCCCCGTATTCAGGGAGGCGCCCAGAATCCTGGACCGGGCTGCCGTTGAACGACCGCTTCAGACCGGTCTGAAGGTGGTGGATGCGCTGATTCCCGTCGGTCGTGGACAGCGGGAGTTGATCCTGGGGGACCGCCAGACGGGAAAGACGGCCCTTGCGGTGGATACCATTCTCCATCAGAAGGGCAAAGGCCTGACGTGCATATACTGCGCCGTCGGTCAGAGAAGCTCGGGAGTCGCCAAAGTGGTGGATGAACTGGAGCGGCACGGCGCCATGGGTTACAGCATCGTCATGGTGGCCGAAGGGGACGATCCGCCGGGCCTTCAGTACATCGCACCCTATGCCGCCACGACCCTGGCGGAGTATTTCATGCACGAAGGGCGCGACGTCCTTGTCGTCTATGATGATCTGACGCGGCATGCACTGGCATACCGGCAGCTGTCCCTCCTCCTCCGGCGTCCGCCCGGTCGCGAGGCCTTTCCGGGGGATATTTTTTACGTTCATTCGAGACTCCTGGAAAGAGCCACGCACCTGAAACCGGAACTGGGCGGCGGATCCCTGACCGCCCTTCCCATTATCGAGACAGAGGCTGAGAACATCTCCGCCTATATTCCGACAAACCTGATATCGATCACCGACGGTCAGATCTACCTCTCCCCGGGGCTTTTTCACCGCGGTTTTCTTCCCGCGGTGGATGTGGGAAAATCCGTCTCACGGGTCGGCGGAAAGGCCCAAATCGCCGCATATCGGAAAGTTGCCGGGGATTTGCGGCTTTCTTATACCCAGTTTCATGAACTGGAATCTTTTGCTCGTTTCGGGACCCGGCTTGACGAACAGACCCAAAAGACGCTGGATCACGGCAGACGGGTTCGGGAAATCCTCAAGCAGGACCGATTCAAGCCAATGACCGAAAGCGAGCAGATCGCCGTCCTTCTGGCCGTGACCCGGGGGCTCATGGATGATCTGCCCATAGACGCCATGGCGAAAATGGAGCGGGCCATCGTGGAACAGATCCGAAACGATCCCGGCGCCGTTGAAGCGGTCTTGACCGCCGGGGGCGGAGGTGACGGTGTCTGGGAGGATCTCGTTTCGTGGTTGAAGACGGCAATTGCGGCGACAGGAGGCGATGATGCAGACATTGGAGGCCCTGGGAAGGAAAATCCGGACCGCCCACGACCTGCTGGGGGTGGTCAAGACCATGAAGAGCCTGGCCGCCGTAAGCATCCGGCAGTATGA